The Spirosoma oryzicola region CGGTCAACGAGCCGATTTACCCGGCTGTGTTTGCCATGCGGCCCAAATACAAACCCTTCGACAACGGGGCTGACCAGTACTCTATTTTCTTTGAGGCCGTCTTTTACGTCTTTTGCCAGAGCGAACAAGGCAACCAGGAAAGTGAAGACATGGCATTTGACCAGGCTGAAGCCATCTCGCTGGCCATCCTGCAGCAGTTCAAGCTCGACCATCAGACCACCGAGGGGGTTGACTTTGATTACAACACCGCACACTTGGAGCCCGTCACCATGATGACGCTCGATTCAACCGCGGGCTACGAAGTAAAACTCAAAATCGGACTGGTCGCTAATGACCTGTTTCGAAACGATAACCGATAACCTGTATGCTGCGCAAAAAACTACTCTTCTGGCTTACCTGGCTGCTACTGGGGCCGCTGGCCATGCTGTATTTCTGTTTCATGGCACTGTTCACGGGCCGCTTTCGCTCGATTGGCTTAAAAACAAGCCTGGTACGTCAACAGGTTTGGCAGAAGCATGTGCTGGAGAAACCCGTCAAGCGACTCACCGTCGACCGTTACGGCAAAAAGCGTTTCTCGTAGCTGTCCTTTTGGCCGTTGGTGCGCCAGGCAATCTTTGGTAAAATACTTTTTGCCATGATCGACGCGCTGGCCACCAATCTGGTCTTTCTACCCCTTCATTTTTCCCGCAACCGGCTCGATGTTGTCATTGACCCGGCTGACACCACGCTCACCGACCGCAGCAGCCTGCGCTATGCCCTGACGCTGCTGGTCCCCACTTTCCCCCAAAGCAGCGAGTTTACCAAGCTCACCACCCTGATCGGCAGGGAGCGGCCACCCCAAATCAGTGGCGGTCTGGAGCGGTTCGACGGGGCTCAATTCCGCATTGACGAAGTGCTCGACGGCTTTCTTGAAACACAGAAACCGGCTTTCAATCAGACGGCCATGAGCATCGTACCCACCATGACCATGCCCTACTGCCTGCGCGAAACCGTCACCGGAGGCAAACCAGCGGTAAGCACTGAACTAACCCGGCCTAAAGAATGGATTTTCAAAGGCGGGCTGACCAACGAAGATTTTGCCGGATGGGCTGACCGTTTCTTCAACACCTACCTGCGCGATACCCGCCAGTTCTTAACCTGGCAACCCCTGGCAAAATCGGTCTCGCTCTACCAGCCCGAATATTTGTATTTTCTGCTGAACTGCTCACCCGTTCCGGCCATCATCAAACGACGCATTCAGGTGACCTACCCCGATGGCCGCTCGGACGTGCGAACGCTCGACACGCTCAGCGGGGCATCGCTCAATCAGGTGGTTTGTGTTCCGGCTGGCATGTACCCCAACGGCCTGGGCTACGACGTGGCCAGCTATGACGTATGGCTCAGTGACGGCAATGATAACCGCATTTCCCAGGTGCGCACTTTTCGGGTCGACAGTCGGGAACAAGAGCAGGAACGGTTTATCCTTTTTGAGAACTCACTAGGGGGCTTCGACACGCTGCGCATTACTGGCCAGGCCACTGAGGCCACCAGCGTGCGACGGGTATCGGTGGAGATTGACGAGACGGCATCGACGGCCATCGACGTGGCGCAGGTGCGCATCATTCAGGCAGAAGGTGATCACAGCCTGAGCGTCTCGACGGGCTACTTTACCCGCCAGGCCAGTGCCTGGGCTCGGTACATGGACGAACTGCTGTTCAGTAAAGCCATCTACCTGGTCACCGACAAAGGCCAGGTGCCGCTGCTACTAACCACCAGCGAACTGCTCACCCACGAAGACAATGCCGACCTGATTGCCCGCACCCTTAGTTTCAAAAAAGCGAAGGTTGAGCAGAACTTCAGTTTGTTGCCCATTTCCAGTGCGCAGGCGGGTCGGCCAACGGCCTGGCGGGGTATTGGCTTTCGCCAGGTGCTGGATAGTTACGGCAAGCGCACCGGCCTGGGGGCTCCGATCCGGCTGCGCAAGTACTACACCGATGACGGCACCGACGTGAAGCCCATCACGGAGAAGCCCAACGCGGTGGGCAATGCCGACTTCATCACCCCTACCCCTGTACCGGGCGTTGTAGCGGGCTCGACGCCCTACGGCAATGCGGCCATCAGCCGAACCGGCAGATTCAACCGCAGCACCTGCCCATCGGGCCAGCAGGGCGGGCCAGCCACTATCAGCGTTGGGGCGGGCAAGTACGGGGGCGAAGACCAGGCCGATGCCAACGCCAGGGCTGAAGCCGAATTTGCCAGTCTGGACACGCAAGCCTATGCCGACGCCAATGGCAGCTGCGCGATGTCGGAAAATTACACCTGGAACGTGCCCGCGAATCAATTCCACATTCGCTTTAGTAACCCGGCAGCTGCAGCGATCTATCACAACGACGGGCTAAACGGACCCGCTGACATGGGCAACACCCAAAGTCTGCAAGGCCAGGCGGGTCAATTTGTCTACCTGGCTGGTAGTAATGATCTGAACTTTCCGGCTGCAGACGCCAACTGGCTGCTCTATAGCCTGGGTAGTCCGTATGCCAATAAGCGGCTGACGCTCTACAAAAACGGGGTGCTGCTCAGGACTCAGGACTTTACCCACAACAAAGACGGCTATGAACTTTTGAGCCTGGTGGGGGCAGACGGCACCGGACCGGCACCGGCATCGGGTGAGTTGTACTACGTAAAATTTGAAGATCGATGAGCTTAGACATTCGCATTGACGGCCAATCGGTCGAATTGACCGCGGGCAGCAGCCTGGATATGAATTTGGTCACCCCGCATTTTGACTATGCCAAGATTCCCGGATCGACGGCTAACCTGCCCGCGTTCCCGCTCAGCAGGCGCAACCAGCAAATCTTTGGATACTGGGAGCAGCCGCAAGTTGGGGGCATTTTGCAACGTCGACGCTTTGAGCAGTACTGGGGCGGGCATTTGATCCGAGAAGCCATGTATGTGCTGACCGAGGCAGGGCCAGCGGGTTATGTGGGCCAGATGGCCGAACCCCTGGGTGAATTTTTTGGTGACTGGCAAAACGAGCTGCTCACCGAGCTCGACTTTGGATCGTTACCGCTGGCGGGGCTGCTCAATGCCGAGATCAAATCGGACGGCATGACGGCGGCTGCATTTCCTCTGATTCGCAACCCCGACTTCTACGGCACCAACGGGCCAGCGGTTAATTACAACGGCAAGGTAAACGACCCGTCAGGCACCGGGCCGCAAACGCCCATGATTCTGCTAACCTGGCTATTGAAAAAAATCAGCCAGGCTACCGGCACCACCATCGACGGTGATTTTGTGAATCATCCGGTTTATTCCAAACTGCTGTTCTACAATACCAGGGCACTCGACGGGGCCACCAGCATCACCATCAACCGGCACTTACCCACCCTGACGGTCACGGAGCTCTTACTGGAGATCCGCAAGCTGTTCAACCTGCGCTTTGATTTCAACTTCGCTGACCGTCGGCTCACAATCGGTTTCTGGCAGGATTCCATCACCAAAGCAGCCGTTGTCGACTGGAGCGCGAAAGCGGTCGGTAGAGCGGTCAAAACACCAGAGGTCAACACCCGGCTGCAGCTGGGCTACGACTTGGATTCGAACGATGGATTGATGAAGGACAAGCCCGCTATTATGGCCGATTACCTGACGCCAGGCAACAGCCCCAATTTTTCGCCCCTCAAGAGCCGTTTTTCAACGCTGATGACCGATGACATCACCGGACGTACAAAAGTGTCTCAGATCGGAATTACGGCCCAATTCAGCCAACTGGGCAACACCTTCACCCCGCGACTCTTATTTTGGAACGGCATTGTAGCAGGTGAGCCGGATGCATCACCCGAAAAAGGCGACTTTTCCCTGTACTGGAATGAGGCAGACGGACTCTATCAAAACCACTGGCGCGAGCTCGAAGCCATGCGGCAAACCCAGTTTTACGCCAAACAATCGCTCAACCTGACTGAGACAGACCTAGCGGGGCTGAAGTGGCACCAGAAGGTGCACATCAATGGCGTCGACTATTTTGTGCTCAGCGTGAACGTAAGCCTACCTATTAGCAAGCCCGCTGAGTGCTTACTGGTAGCTGTATAAGGCGAAAGTTAGTAGACGGTAATCTTCAGCAATATTTTGATACATAGATTGTAGGCCTTTCTCACACAATTTATCCGCTAATATGACAAAAGGATTTTTTCTGGCCGTATCAGTGATCGCAACATTGGTTTTAGGACTTACTTTTTACTTGTATTACCAAAAATTTTACGCATGTGGTTTAGGTTTATCTAATAGCCGTGAAACTTGGGGACAATTTGGCGACTACGTTGGTGGAGTTTCCAACCCAATCTTATCCTTCATTACTTTACTTCTTACAGGTTATATAGCTTTCAAGGTTGCACAATCAGAGGAAGAAAAAGAAAATCGAGAAGTGAGACGTCACCTTTTCGATTTACAGTTTTCTGAGTTCAAAAATGTACTTGACATAATGGGGCGGATAAACGGGGTGCCTGATCTTGCACAAAGAGAAGCCGTTTCTGTTTTGTATGTAGCAGAAATGGGCTTAATATCGTTTGCCTCGAGTAATAATTTCCTATTTCCGTTTTTAAATACGGAAGGCAATGTCTATGAAATTCTTATAGAAAGAGTAAGGGCAATAAGAAAGATTTATATAGAGCAGGAAGGGCCAGATGTTGTATTAACCCCTGAGCTAGATCAAGCGATCAATGCTTATTGGGCCGCTTCTACTGCTGTTAGAATTCATATGCAGGATTTTCTTCAGAGTCATTTAAGATAAATCAATATCATTCACAAAAAAACCAATCTAGCTAGATTGGTTTTTTTGTGTCCTTCCAGCTTGCCAAATGCCTGTTCACTTTCGTAGCATGGCAGAATCAGGCAGCTATTCAGGCGGCATGCGCGGGGACGCGCGGGCCACCTGGCTCACCACCAACCGCGATGCAGCAAAGGTACTCGACGGCTATACCATCAAGGCGGTTGAGCTCTTCAAACAACGTATTCAGCAGGCGGGTCTCGTGCTCACCCAGGACATGCTCAACTCCTTTCGAGTCTTCGCGGCTGAAGAAGGAGAGGGTTTTGTGCAGGCCCGCATTCAGATGTCGGCACTGGTCCGCATTGCCGACATGCAAAACCTTAATTATCCCCGTACCCCACCACTGGCGGCATTAGAGCGATTTGTCGAGCTCACTGGCCTGGGCAAGTTTGCCAGAATACCCGGCTACCCGACTGCGCACCTGGTGCGGCCCGCATCCGACACGGCAGCCATCGAGCGCATTGCCTGGGGCATCAAGGTCAACCGCATGCATTACCCCAACGTTAAGCGGGGTTATCGGGGCGTCTATTCCGACCCCTTGCTGAAGGACGTTCTGCCCTACCTGTTCAAAGACCTTTTCGAAGCAGCCCAACTGACGGCCATGCGCGGTTTCAAACTCCTTTTTAACGACTAATATGGCTATCAATTTAAACGAAACAGCCACACTCACCCTGAAGGGCAACACCCGAGACTTCGACAACGAACTGCTCCAGCTGAACACCAAAGCCAAACAACTCAAAGACACCCTGAAGGAGATTGAGAAAAGTGGCGGCAAAGGGGGGGAAGAATGGAAGAAGTACAAAAACGAACTGGCCGCAGTCAACACCGAAACGGCCAAAGTCCGTAAAGAAGTTGATTTAACGCAGCTCAGCTACAGCCAGCTAAAAACGCTGGTCGGTCAGCTCAACAAAGACCTGTCTAAACTCAAGCCAGGCACCGACGAATTCAACGCAGCCGCCAAACGGCTGGCCGAGGCTGAAAAGCAGTTCAAAGCGGTGGGCAAACAAATCGACGACATCAAAAAGCAGTCGGACGATTTGGGCAAACCCACCATGTGGCAAAAGATCACCAGCGGGGTGGGTACGGTGCAAAAAGCCTTTCAGGCGTTCATTGCCCTGCAGATCATCGGCTACATCGTTGACATCGGCAAGGCCATTTTTGAGACAACGGCCAAGTTCGAAAAGTACGAAAAAACGCTCACCACGGCTCTGGGCTCCGAGAAGCAGGCTAAAGAATCGATGGCCGCTCTCAAAAAGCTCGGTGCCGAGACGGCCTTCACCGTCGATGAGCTCACCGAAGGGTACGTCAAAATGGTCAACCGGGGCATGCGACCGTCTCAGAAAGAGATGGTGGCCCTGACGGACCTGGCCGC contains the following coding sequences:
- a CDS encoding DUF5977 domain-containing protein, translating into MIDALATNLVFLPLHFSRNRLDVVIDPADTTLTDRSSLRYALTLLVPTFPQSSEFTKLTTLIGRERPPQISGGLERFDGAQFRIDEVLDGFLETQKPAFNQTAMSIVPTMTMPYCLRETVTGGKPAVSTELTRPKEWIFKGGLTNEDFAGWADRFFNTYLRDTRQFLTWQPLAKSVSLYQPEYLYFLLNCSPVPAIIKRRIQVTYPDGRSDVRTLDTLSGASLNQVVCVPAGMYPNGLGYDVASYDVWLSDGNDNRISQVRTFRVDSREQEQERFILFENSLGGFDTLRITGQATEATSVRRVSVEIDETASTAIDVAQVRIIQAEGDHSLSVSTGYFTRQASAWARYMDELLFSKAIYLVTDKGQVPLLLTTSELLTHEDNADLIARTLSFKKAKVEQNFSLLPISSAQAGRPTAWRGIGFRQVLDSYGKRTGLGAPIRLRKYYTDDGTDVKPITEKPNAVGNADFITPTPVPGVVAGSTPYGNAAISRTGRFNRSTCPSGQQGGPATISVGAGKYGGEDQADANARAEAEFASLDTQAYADANGSCAMSENYTWNVPANQFHIRFSNPAAAAIYHNDGLNGPADMGNTQSLQGQAGQFVYLAGSNDLNFPAADANWLLYSLGSPYANKRLTLYKNGVLLRTQDFTHNKDGYELLSLVGADGTGPAPASGELYYVKFEDR